The Fusobacterium sp. JB019 genome has a segment encoding these proteins:
- a CDS encoding GGDEF domain-containing protein: MNKKSIKSILIVVIYTFIVFNFSFAKKYQDIKVGFYTIENQMEEDLYGNKSGYNYYYLQQMKKYSNFRYKYIYGTWSQCLENLENGKIDMLVGIIKTKKRKEKFSFSKYSIGMLEGVMVVPVKEEQDFIFDDSKKIGALKGEFLGQKYKEIANNRNYKNEIKYYNSYKELWKDFYKDKIDIALTYNSSILLKREKSIKVVEYFSPKFTYIAVKKGNEKLLNDINKSIKNMKIYNKDLIKNYKYTTCEGNNKVYLFFNEEEKQKLKTIKKITFISPNNRGYYSYGKNKGIDYDIAKLICEKLNVEFQYKVVRKYLNPDEIKALDGEVVFCGNYFDMNWSEKNNLNLTSEILKRRYYRIKKDNEPVYSKNKLKIAAVKNSNFTNNYIRRKYKPSNIYYYNNTKECLDAVYNGECDITYCDNLVEKYYFNNYKYNKLFKEFIPFENMSSFILNENSSVFNSIINKTIASIKEGDINQIILNNLEYKPKNNCILKWIYLNSMEAFLIGLGLIFIILQLFYCCRIKRKNKLIKKVTALSKKDSMTKLYNRENFEKIVTELLASNILVAKSAFIMMDIDSFKSINDNYGHIIGDKVIIKVTNLLKSSFRSSDILGRMGGDEFAIFVHDFDKRNFINSKIERLIKDINNCMMNEEDGENRITVKCSFGIVFIDSDTSFEKIYKAADDALYEAKTKGKNKYVISD, translated from the coding sequence ATGAATAAAAAAAGCATTAAATCAATATTAATAGTTGTTATTTATACTTTTATTGTATTCAATTTTTCTTTTGCAAAAAAATATCAAGATATAAAAGTAGGTTTTTATACTATAGAAAATCAAATGGAAGAAGATTTATATGGAAATAAATCTGGATATAATTATTATTATCTTCAACAAATGAAAAAATATTCTAACTTTAGATATAAATATATTTATGGGACGTGGTCTCAGTGCTTGGAAAATTTAGAAAATGGGAAAATAGATATGTTGGTTGGGATTATAAAAACTAAAAAAAGAAAAGAAAAATTTAGTTTTTCTAAATATAGTATTGGAATGTTAGAGGGGGTTATGGTTGTTCCTGTAAAAGAAGAACAAGATTTTATATTTGATGATTCTAAAAAAATAGGAGCTCTTAAAGGGGAATTTTTAGGTCAAAAATATAAGGAAATAGCTAATAATAGAAATTATAAGAATGAAATTAAATATTATAATAGTTATAAAGAATTGTGGAAAGATTTCTATAAGGATAAAATAGATATAGCCTTAACTTATAACTCATCTATTTTATTAAAAAGAGAAAAAAGCATTAAAGTAGTTGAATACTTTAGTCCTAAGTTTACATATATAGCTGTAAAAAAAGGTAATGAAAAATTATTAAACGATATTAATAAATCTATTAAAAATATGAAGATATATAATAAGGATTTAATAAAAAACTATAAATATACAACTTGTGAAGGCAATAACAAAGTGTACTTATTTTTTAATGAGGAAGAAAAACAAAAACTTAAAACTATAAAAAAGATTACTTTTATTTCTCCAAATAACAGAGGTTATTATTCATATGGTAAAAATAAAGGGATAGATTATGATATAGCTAAATTAATTTGTGAGAAGCTTAATGTAGAGTTTCAATATAAAGTTGTACGTAAATATTTAAATCCAGATGAGATTAAAGCTTTAGATGGAGAAGTTGTTTTTTGTGGAAATTATTTTGATATGAATTGGTCAGAAAAAAATAATTTAAATTTAACATCAGAAATTTTAAAAAGAAGATATTATAGAATAAAGAAAGATAATGAACCAGTTTATTCTAAAAATAAATTGAAAATAGCAGCAGTTAAAAATAGTAATTTTACTAATAATTATATTAGAAGAAAATATAAACCATCTAATATATATTATTATAATAATACAAAAGAATGTTTAGATGCAGTTTATAATGGAGAATGTGATATAACTTATTGTGACAATTTAGTTGAGAAATATTATTTTAATAATTATAAATATAATAAATTATTCAAAGAGTTTATTCCTTTTGAAAATATGTCTTCCTTTATATTAAATGAAAATTCTTCTGTTTTTAATTCTATAATAAATAAGACAATTGCTTCTATAAAAGAAGGAGATATAAATCAAATTATTTTAAATAATTTAGAATATAAGCCGAAAAATAATTGTATTTTAAAATGGATTTATTTAAATTCAATGGAAGCTTTTTTAATAGGATTAGGATTAATATTTATTATTTTACAATTATTTTATTGTTGTAGAATAAAAAGAAAAAATAAATTAATTAAAAAAGTAACAGCTTTATCAAAAAAAGATTCAATGACTAAATTGTATAATAGAGAAAACTTTGAAAAAATAGTAACAGAATTATTAGCATCTAATATTTTAGTTGCAAAGTCAGCTTTTATTATGATGGATATAGATTCTTTTAAATCAATTAATGATAACTATGGTCATATAATAGGGGATAAAGTAATAATTAAAGTTACTAATTTATTGAAATCTAGTTTTAGAAGTTCAGATATTTTAGGAAGAATGGGTGGAGACGAGTTTGCTATATTTGTTCATGATTTTGATAAAAGAAATTTTATAAATTCTAAGATTGAAAGATTAATTAAAGATATTAATAATTGCATGATGAATGAAGAGGATGGGGAAAATAGAATAACAGTAAAATGTTCCTTTGGAATAGTTTTTATTGATAGTGATACAAGTTTTGAAAAAATTTATAAAGCAGCAGATGACGCTCTATATGAAGCAAAGACAAAGGGTAAAAATAAATATGTTATTTCAGATTAA
- a CDS encoding CRISPR-associated endoribonuclease Cas6, protein MRLIFELDIPNKELEYNYRVIILSFLKKSLEEYNYALKEMVYEIGNQKEMTFSPFFSVEKLDDIHKKIILKSEKMKVYISFNDFNLGFHFFNALNKMKNKKYVYKGKVLILKTVKEIKEKRIEVDRATFKLMSPMIIREGIEDHENCYHLLDENGINVWKCNLVNSLKNIFPEEELKKVEIYPLDVKKTTIDNYGNKIQGTLGTVILTGHRKILEYLYKTGLSTSKNFIGFGMAEVL, encoded by the coding sequence ATGAGATTAATATTTGAACTTGATATTCCAAATAAAGAATTAGAATATAATTATAGAGTAATAATTTTATCTTTTTTAAAAAAATCATTGGAAGAATATAATTATGCTTTAAAGGAGATGGTTTATGAGATAGGAAATCAAAAAGAAATGACTTTTTCTCCTTTTTTTTCTGTTGAAAAATTAGATGATATACATAAGAAAATAATTTTAAAATCAGAAAAAATGAAAGTGTATATTTCTTTTAATGATTTTAATTTAGGATTTCATTTTTTTAATGCCTTGAATAAAATGAAAAATAAGAAATATGTTTATAAAGGTAAAGTATTAATATTAAAAACTGTCAAAGAAATTAAAGAAAAGAGAATAGAGGTTGATAGAGCTACTTTTAAATTAATGTCTCCAATGATTATAAGAGAAGGGATTGAAGATCATGAGAATTGTTATCATTTGCTAGATGAAAATGGAATAAATGTTTGGAAATGTAATTTAGTTAATTCTTTGAAAAATATATTTCCTGAAGAAGAGTTAAAGAAAGTAGAAATTTATCCTTTAGATGTAAAAAAAACAACAATAGATAATTATGGAAATAAAATTCAAGGTACTCTTGGTACAGTGATATTAACAGGGCATAGAAAAATATTAGAATATTTATATAAGACAGGTTTGTCAACAAGTAAAAACTTTATAGGTTTTGGAATGGCAGAAGTTTTATAA
- the cas1 gene encoding CRISPR-associated endonuclease Cas1: MGEKYYLFSSGRLINNGNILKNIKLNNEEREVNLDEIKDIYIIGKVKIQGACIEYLKKLKISIHYFNSYGYYRGSIYSKRNSPSDISLVKQAQNLLNEKKRIKIIKEITKGMSNNLLKNINYYKYKGRDLKMELMELKFLNEKIDMCENIQELIWIEKSIRGSYYKCWSKIFNQDIYCVKKEKKLSTESVNALTSFVNSLMYTTIFSEISKTDLNCIMNYLHSVGERHFSSYLDISQIFRPLIADKLIFLLINRGIIKKEDFQKKDDFCYIKESAREKIIYEYIKRIEKPLKNKKITKKINYRKLVNIECFKIIEFLNGTKDYKAFKI; encoded by the coding sequence ATGGGGGAGAAATATTATTTGTTTTCTAGTGGAAGATTAATTAATAATGGAAATATTCTTAAAAATATTAAGTTGAACAATGAAGAAAGAGAAGTGAATCTTGATGAGATCAAGGATATTTATATAATTGGAAAAGTAAAGATACAAGGGGCGTGTATTGAATACTTAAAAAAATTAAAAATATCTATACATTATTTTAATTCATATGGCTATTATAGGGGGTCTATTTATTCTAAAAGAAATAGTCCTTCAGATATTTCCTTAGTAAAGCAAGCCCAAAATTTATTAAATGAAAAAAAGAGAATTAAAATAATTAAAGAGATTACCAAGGGAATGAGTAATAATCTTTTAAAAAATATAAACTACTATAAATATAAAGGTAGAGATTTAAAAATGGAATTAATGGAATTAAAGTTTTTGAATGAAAAGATAGATATGTGTGAAAATATTCAAGAATTAATATGGATAGAAAAAAGTATTAGAGGAAGTTATTATAAATGTTGGAGTAAAATATTTAATCAAGATATTTATTGTGTTAAAAAAGAAAAAAAATTATCAACAGAATCAGTGAATGCATTAACTTCCTTTGTAAATAGTTTAATGTATACTACTATTTTTTCTGAAATTTCAAAGACAGATTTAAATTGTATAATGAATTATTTACATTCTGTTGGAGAAAGACATTTTTCATCTTACTTAGATATTTCTCAAATATTTAGACCGTTAATCGCAGATAAATTAATATTTTTATTAATAAATAGAGGAATTATAAAAAAAGAAGATTTTCAAAAGAAAGATGATTTTTGTTATATAAAAGAGTCAGCAAGAGAAAAGATTATTTACGAATATATAAAAAGAATAGAAAAACCATTAAAAAATAAAAAAATAACAAAGAAGATTAATTATAGGAAACTAGTAAATATTGAATGTTTTAAAATAATAGAATTTTTAAATGGGACTAAAGATTATAAAGCTTTTAAAATATAA
- the proC gene encoding pyrroline-5-carboxylate reductase: MNKKIGFIGTGNMGQAMIKGIVSSKIVPSKNILVSDKDEDKLKEISDKFKIVGNTSNKFIAENSDILILSVKPNVYSIVIEEIKDIIKEETLIITLAPNLSLDNISKMFNRELKIVRSMPNTPAFVGAGMSAIVPNENITKDDLSYVLEIFNSFGEVEIVNEKIMSTVVATSGSSPAYIFILIEAMAEAAVSGGMTRKTAYKFAAQSVLGSAKMVLETGLHPGILKDMVCSPGGTTIDAVIELEKHGFRNSIIQAMKACENKAKNM, from the coding sequence ATGAATAAAAAAATAGGATTTATTGGTACAGGAAATATGGGTCAAGCAATGATTAAAGGAATTGTTTCTTCTAAAATAGTTCCCAGTAAAAATATTTTAGTTTCAGATAAGGATGAAGATAAATTAAAAGAAATATCTGATAAATTTAAGATAGTGGGAAATACATCTAATAAGTTTATTGCAGAAAATTCTGATATTTTAATTCTTTCAGTTAAACCTAATGTATATAGTATAGTTATTGAAGAAATTAAAGATATTATAAAAGAAGAAACTCTTATTATAACTCTTGCTCCTAACTTATCTCTTGATAATATTTCTAAAATGTTTAATAGAGAACTTAAAATTGTTAGATCAATGCCAAACACTCCTGCATTTGTTGGAGCTGGAATGAGCGCTATTGTTCCTAATGAAAATATAACAAAGGATGATTTAAGTTATGTCTTAGAAATTTTTAATAGTTTTGGAGAAGTTGAAATAGTTAACGAAAAAATCATGAGTACTGTAGTTGCTACAAGTGGATCTTCACCAGCATATATTTTTATATTAATTGAAGCTATGGCTGAGGCTGCAGTGTCTGGAGGAATGACTAGAAAGACTGCTTATAAATTTGCTGCTCAATCTGTTTTAGGTAGTGCTAAAATGGTTCTTGAAACTGGTCTTCATCCTGGAATACTAAAGGATATGGTTTGCTCTCCTGGAGGAACAACTATTGACGCTGTAATAGAGTTAGAAAAACATGGATTTAGAAATTCAATAATACAGGCTATGAAAGCTTGTGAAAATAAAGCAAAAAATATGTAA
- a CDS encoding ABC transporter ATP-binding protein: MIKIKELNCKLGGKEIFKDFNLEIKPGEKILLNAASGKGKTTLFNILLGFQKAKGEIYIDDCRLNKHTILDIRKKISYVSQDIDFQNKNVKELIMEILNYNVNKNKIFYEDIEKYLKEFNILDSLHKNVRELSGGERQRLGFAICMGLNREIWLLDEVTASLDMKMKKKVKEYILNTKATVLIISHDEIWDFKEVKW; this comes from the coding sequence ATGATTAAAATAAAAGAATTAAATTGTAAATTAGGAGGAAAAGAAATATTTAAAGATTTTAATTTAGAAATAAAACCTGGAGAAAAAATTCTTTTAAATGCAGCTTCTGGAAAAGGAAAGACTACTTTATTTAATATTTTATTAGGTTTTCAAAAAGCTAAAGGAGAAATATATATTGATGATTGTAGATTAAATAAACATACAATTTTGGATATTAGAAAAAAAATATCCTATGTTAGTCAGGATATTGATTTTCAAAATAAAAATGTAAAAGAATTAATAATGGAAATTTTAAATTATAATGTAAATAAAAATAAAATTTTTTATGAAGATATTGAAAAATATCTAAAAGAGTTTAATATTTTAGACTCTTTACATAAAAATGTAAGGGAACTTTCAGGGGGAGAAAGGCAGAGATTAGGTTTTGCTATTTGTATGGGATTAAATAGAGAAATATGGCTGTTAGATGAGGTTACAGCTTCTTTGGATATGAAAATGAAAAAGAAAGTAAAAGAATATATTTTAAATACAAAGGCAACAGTTTTAATTATTTCCCATGATGAAATTTGGGATTTCAAGGAGGTGAAATGGTAA
- a CDS encoding ABC transporter permease, whose amino-acid sequence MVMDISYYSLFLLLVLLIPGIVLEKYFKLGILKTSTISILRMFLQLSLVGIYLQYIFIYNNPIVNALYLCIMIIVATFTTIKSIKVKLRSFLVIFSPMLFLIFGFSLFFNVIILKIGFFEAKYLIPISGMILGNCLNTSIISMTSFLSIFKNRKKEYLYTLSLGASKLEALKPYMAESINLSLKPAIATMATLGIVKLPGMMTGQILAGNLPMIAIKYQIAVMILIFGAQMYNAFFILILASKFFFDDYMLPKESMLK is encoded by the coding sequence ATGGTAATGGATATTTCATATTATTCTTTATTCTTACTTTTAGTTCTTTTAATTCCGGGGATAGTTTTAGAAAAATATTTTAAATTAGGAATATTAAAAACTTCAACAATTTCAATTTTGAGAATGTTTCTTCAACTTAGTTTAGTAGGAATATATTTGCAATATATTTTTATTTATAATAACCCTATTGTAAATGCTTTGTATCTATGTATTATGATAATTGTAGCTACATTTACAACAATAAAATCTATTAAAGTTAAATTAAGATCTTTTTTAGTTATTTTTTCTCCAATGTTATTTTTAATATTTGGATTTTCATTGTTTTTTAATGTGATTATATTAAAGATTGGATTTTTTGAAGCTAAATATTTGATTCCAATATCAGGAATGATCCTTGGAAATTGTTTAAATACCTCAATAATATCCATGACTTCCTTTTTATCTATTTTCAAAAATAGAAAGAAAGAATATTTATATACTTTAAGTTTAGGGGCTAGCAAATTAGAAGCATTAAAACCATATATGGCAGAAAGTATAAATTTAAGTTTGAAACCAGCAATAGCTACAATGGCAACTCTTGGGATAGTTAAACTTCCAGGAATGATGACAGGTCAAATTTTAGCAGGAAATTTACCAATGATAGCTATAAAATATCAAATTGCAGTTATGATACTTATATTTGGGGCACAAATGTATAATGCTTTTTTCATATTAATACTAGCATCTAAATTTTTCTTTGATGATTATATGCTCCCAAAGGAAAGTATGCTAAAATAA
- a CDS encoding BglG family transcription antiterminator, whose product MISSRSIQIINLLLEKKESISLRYLSEYFSLSERSIRYEIEKINILEILKGECIVNDYDALEDFLKTVEKYIPSSEERELYIILKISFERYINQKEIAQDLDLSKSTIKVHLREIRKKLIDYNLKLELLPKKGLEIIGEEEQIRQLALKTLVSAEKLESKFLKDIIDKYIGDIDIKGIKIFINYCQKLMDLIISDEAYSVILKYIELMIFFNKNKWEIKSIKNSKFLENTFEYKCVDKSKALIEGYYEIEVSKEEYLKITDYFLGSHTYNINYSYYENWVEIEITVRRLIDLVNKKIDVDISRDETLFLELVNHIKPTIYRIKNKIVLDNSIYKEVIESYPKLFLIVKESVENLEKFIDEKFTDDEIAFLTVHFKLAMDRNVKKKREKLKVLLVCASGYGSSKLLAEQLKDRYRIKIVDTIPRYLFEKKIKKEEVDLILTTVSIDNYMGVEKIIKVNPILTEEDLKKLDEFPVQKDNKKIIFSELLEVLEENSDIEVDERLIESLRTFLDNKLIDDIFQKKVTGLDSINENMIKVKGTAKNWRDAIREAGNILLDSNCITKDYIEGMVEVVEEYGDYIMLVPGVLFPHAQSTGNVNKTGFAFVRYNDEIEFLNKKKIKFVIAFCSKDKKEHLNILNRIITEFEENDLENKIKDTNDTKKILEYFKGD is encoded by the coding sequence ATGATAAGCAGTAGATCCATACAAATAATAAATTTATTACTAGAAAAAAAAGAATCAATTTCATTAAGATATTTATCTGAGTATTTCTCCCTTAGCGAAAGAAGTATTAGATATGAAATAGAAAAGATTAACATATTAGAAATATTAAAGGGGGAATGCATTGTTAATGATTATGATGCACTTGAAGACTTTTTAAAGACAGTGGAAAAATATATTCCTTCTTCTGAAGAAAGAGAACTTTATATAATATTAAAAATATCCTTTGAAAGATATATTAATCAAAAAGAGATTGCACAGGACTTAGATTTAAGTAAAAGTACTATAAAAGTTCATTTAAGAGAAATAAGAAAAAAATTAATAGACTATAATTTAAAGTTAGAGTTACTTCCTAAAAAAGGTCTTGAGATAATAGGAGAAGAGGAGCAAATACGACAATTAGCATTAAAAACATTAGTTAGTGCAGAAAAATTAGAAAGTAAATTTTTAAAAGATATTATCGATAAATATATAGGAGACATTGATATAAAAGGAATAAAGATTTTTATAAATTATTGCCAAAAATTAATGGATTTAATAATTTCTGATGAAGCTTATTCTGTTATATTGAAATATATAGAACTTATGATTTTTTTTAATAAAAACAAATGGGAAATTAAGAGTATAAAAAATAGCAAGTTTTTAGAAAATACTTTTGAATATAAATGTGTTGATAAGTCAAAAGCTTTAATTGAAGGATATTATGAGATAGAGGTTTCAAAAGAAGAATATTTAAAAATTACAGATTATTTTTTAGGTAGTCATACATATAATATTAATTATTCCTACTATGAAAACTGGGTTGAAATAGAAATAACAGTAAGAAGATTAATTGATTTAGTTAATAAAAAAATTGATGTAGATATTTCAAGGGATGAAACATTGTTTTTAGAGCTTGTTAATCATATAAAGCCAACAATATATAGAATAAAAAATAAAATTGTTTTAGATAATTCCATATATAAAGAAGTGATAGAAAGTTATCCTAAGTTATTTTTAATAGTGAAAGAATCAGTTGAAAATTTAGAAAAATTTATAGACGAAAAGTTTACAGATGATGAGATAGCATTTTTAACAGTTCATTTTAAATTAGCTATGGATAGAAATGTAAAGAAAAAAAGAGAAAAATTAAAAGTTTTATTAGTTTGTGCTTCAGGGTATGGGAGTTCAAAATTGTTAGCTGAGCAACTAAAAGATAGATATAGAATTAAAATAGTGGATACAATTCCTAGATATTTGTTTGAAAAGAAGATAAAAAAAGAGGAAGTGGATCTTATTCTTACAACAGTTTCCATAGATAATTATATGGGGGTTGAAAAAATAATTAAAGTTAATCCAATTTTAACCGAGGAAGATTTAAAAAAATTAGATGAATTTCCCGTTCAAAAGGACAATAAAAAAATTATATTTTCAGAGCTATTAGAAGTTTTAGAGGAAAATAGTGATATAGAAGTAGATGAGAGATTAATAGAAAGTTTAAGAACTTTTCTAGATAATAAATTAATAGATGATATTTTTCAAAAAAAAGTTACAGGATTAGACTCCATTAATGAAAACATGATTAAAGTTAAAGGTACAGCTAAAAACTGGAGGGATGCAATAAGGGAAGCTGGGAATATTTTATTAGATTCTAATTGTATAACAAAGGATTATATAGAAGGTATGGTGGAAGTTGTAGAAGAATATGGAGATTATATAATGCTTGTGCCAGGAGTACTTTTCCCTCATGCACAATCTACAGGAAATGTAAATAAAACAGGTTTTGCCTTTGTAAGATATAATGATGAAATAGAATTTTTAAATAAAAAGAAAATAAAGTTTGTCATTGCTTTTTGTTCTAAAGATAAAAAGGAACATTTAAATATTTTAAATAGAATTATAACTGAATTTGAAGAAAATGATTTAGAAAATAAAATAAAAGATACAAATGATACTAAAAAGATTTTAGAATACTTTAAAGGGGATTAA
- a CDS encoding PTS sugar transporter subunit IIA: MLEKELEGKIVVVDQVKDWKEAIRKVAEPLLKRGEIENSYVDAIFNKIEKMGNYIIIEPKIAMPHARPEDGVNKTCISLLKINEGVLFDGEDEKVYLIFMLAASDNSSHIDILKDLMNIIDDEDQIEKLILAKSIEETKKLLK, from the coding sequence ATGTTGGAAAAAGAACTTGAAGGAAAAATTGTTGTTGTTGACCAGGTAAAAGACTGGAAAGAAGCAATAAGAAAAGTAGCCGAACCACTTTTGAAGAGGGGAGAAATAGAAAATTCCTATGTAGATGCAATTTTTAATAAAATTGAAAAAATGGGAAACTATATTATTATAGAACCTAAAATAGCAATGCCCCATGCAAGACCAGAGGATGGAGTAAATAAAACTTGTATTTCTTTACTTAAAATAAATGAGGGAGTTTTATTTGATGGTGAAGATGAAAAAGTTTATTTAATATTTATGTTAGCTGCAAGTGATAATAGTTCTCATATTGATATTTTAAAGGATTTAATGAATATAATTGATGATGAAGATCAAATTGAAAAATTAATTTTAGCTAAATCTATTGAAGAAACAAAAAAATTACTTAAATAA
- a CDS encoding PTS sugar transporter subunit IIB, translating into MIKIVTVCGNGIGSSLMCAMKIEEICKEEGIEADVTSSDFNSVAGKQVDLIVTIKQLAEQLTNYNVAEIRSYTNKRKIKEDVLEKIKELTK; encoded by the coding sequence ATGATAAAAATAGTTACTGTATGTGGAAACGGAATTGGAAGCAGTCTTATGTGTGCAATGAAAATTGAAGAAATTTGTAAAGAGGAGGGGATAGAGGCTGATGTAACATCATCAGATTTTAATTCAGTTGCAGGGAAACAAGTTGATTTAATAGTTACTATTAAACAATTAGCAGAACAATTAACAAATTATAATGTTGCAGAAATAAGAAGTTACACTAATAAAAGAAAAATAAAAGAAGATGTTTTAGAAAAAATAAAAGAGTTAACTAAATAA
- a CDS encoding PTS ascorbate transporter subunit IIC, which produces MNLLRIIGNDILTSPAFLLGIISLIGLVALKKPFNKLITGTLKPIIGYIMLGAGAGVIVKNLDPLGKMIEHGFNITGVVPNNEAITSIAQDILGKETMFILLAGLIINVLIARFTKYKYIFLTGHHSFFMACMLSAVLSTSGLKGATLILAGGFLLGAWSAISPSIGQKYTDLVTDDDGIAMGHFGSLGYYISAFIGSKIGNKEKSTEHIEIPEKYNFLRDSTISTAITMIVFYLIAAIVAGPKYVQELSGGTNYIVYALTAALSFAVGVTIVYNGVRMILSELIPAFQGVSQKIIPKAIPAVDCAVFFTYAPNAVLIGFISSFIGGIIGMLVLGGMGAVLIIPGLVPHFFCGATAGIYGNATGGKKGAVVGAFVNGLFLAFLPAFLLPVLGNLGFQNTTFGDFDFGVIGIIIGNLINRFGNTGIISIITLFLIVLIVPNFIKTKTHVINAKDEY; this is translated from the coding sequence ATGAATTTACTTAGAATTATAGGAAATGATATTTTAACAAGTCCTGCATTTTTATTAGGGATAATATCATTAATTGGATTAGTAGCATTGAAAAAGCCATTTAATAAACTTATTACAGGAACATTAAAACCAATTATAGGTTATATTATGTTAGGTGCAGGTGCAGGGGTTATAGTAAAAAATCTAGATCCTTTAGGGAAAATGATTGAACATGGATTTAATATAACAGGAGTAGTTCCTAATAATGAAGCAATAACTTCAATTGCGCAAGACATTTTAGGAAAAGAAACAATGTTTATATTATTAGCAGGTTTAATAATAAATGTTTTAATTGCAAGATTTACAAAATATAAATATATATTTTTAACAGGACATCATAGTTTCTTTATGGCATGTATGCTTTCAGCAGTTTTATCTACTTCAGGATTAAAAGGAGCAACTCTTATACTAGCTGGTGGATTTTTATTAGGAGCATGGTCAGCTATTTCTCCTAGTATTGGACAAAAATACACAGATTTAGTTACAGATGATGACGGTATAGCTATGGGACATTTTGGTTCTTTAGGTTATTATATTTCAGCTTTTATTGGAAGCAAAATAGGAAATAAAGAAAAAAGTACAGAGCATATTGAAATACCAGAAAAATATAATTTCTTAAGAGATTCTACTATTTCAACAGCAATTACAATGATTGTTTTTTATTTAATAGCAGCTATAGTAGCAGGACCTAAATATGTTCAAGAATTATCAGGGGGAACAAATTATATTGTTTATGCATTAACTGCAGCCTTAAGTTTTGCTGTTGGTGTAACAATAGTGTATAATGGAGTAAGAATGATATTATCAGAACTTATTCCGGCTTTTCAAGGTGTATCACAAAAAATTATACCTAAAGCAATTCCAGCAGTTGACTGTGCAGTATTCTTTACATATGCACCAAATGCAGTTTTAATTGGATTTATATCTTCATTCATAGGTGGTATTATAGGAATGCTTGTATTAGGTGGAATGGGAGCAGTATTAATTATACCAGGACTTGTACCACATTTTTTCTGCGGAGCTACAGCAGGAATTTATGGAAATGCAACTGGAGGTAAAAAGGGAGCAGTAGTAGGGGCTTTTGTTAATGGATTATTCCTAGCATTTTTACCAGCCTTCTTATTACCAGTATTAGGTAACTTAGGTTTCCAAAATACAACATTTGGAGATTTTGATTTTGGAGTAATTGGAATCATTATAGGAAACTTAATTAATAGATTTGGTAACACAGGAATTATTTCAATAATTACATTATTCTTAATAGTTTTAATTGTACCAAATTTCATAAAAACAAAGACACATGTTATAAATGCTAAGGATGAATATTAA